One Acinetobacter colistiniresistens DNA segment encodes these proteins:
- a CDS encoding TonB-dependent receptor — MNTPFRLSVLAAACLSVGYSSVVFAETVPSDATKTLTTIVVTASREGESINNTPAAISKISNKDIEDKHATFIGQIINQTPGVLMNDLGNEQHMMSIRQPMTTAAVYQYLEDGISIRPVGVFNHNALYEVNLAGIDSIEILRGPASSLYGSNAIGGTINFLTKAPSSTPTADLGISASSEGYRRVDMGASNTFDSEFGEHGLRFSAYASDRGDSWQDHAESNKQSITLRHDWRISDATQIKNIVSYNHLKADMTGSLNLEDYRKRPGYSYQTFTYREVDATRLSSQISHQWNDQQQSQVTLYYRDNTTEQNPSYNIRTDIQNGKPTGTYSGQTTYNAFQSYGLNAQHAISFDQVKLIVGAMAEHSPNQAKTNDIQVFRDPNTLVYTGYQQRQRLRDFNVDVNNQAVYAQANWQVLPTLNLVGGARYDWIGYDYENKLTPSKITGAPDEKRNFHKASPQVGFVWNMTPAIDLYSNWSQGFVPPEVSSLYGANLVTPDLKEATFENIDAGLRFKLLDDRLDGEITVYRLVGEDEVMSYTKPDNTREPRNTGKTLHQGIEIGGTWKLSELYDQRLKLSGSVAKHEYKQFQPSSVLDYSGNTMPSAPKTFGTLEYQIKPIPELLLSAEAVYVGSYWINDANTEKYDGHTLLNLRANYRKNAYEIYGQILNATDQHYAESTSFSNNQASYTPAAPRTFLLGLSYHFGK; from the coding sequence ATGAATACTCCATTCCGTTTGTCTGTACTTGCGGCTGCGTGCCTATCTGTTGGCTATAGCTCTGTTGTTTTTGCAGAAACTGTACCTTCTGATGCAACCAAAACCTTAACCACGATTGTAGTCACCGCAAGTCGTGAAGGTGAATCGATTAATAATACCCCTGCTGCGATCAGTAAAATTAGCAACAAGGACATTGAAGATAAACATGCAACCTTTATTGGACAAATCATTAATCAAACACCAGGTGTGTTGATGAATGATTTGGGCAATGAACAGCATATGATGTCGATTCGCCAACCGATGACCACAGCTGCTGTTTATCAATATTTAGAAGATGGGATTTCAATTCGTCCCGTGGGTGTGTTTAACCACAATGCCTTATATGAAGTGAATTTGGCAGGTATTGATAGTATCGAAATTTTAAGGGGCCCTGCCAGTAGCCTATATGGAAGTAATGCGATTGGTGGAACCATTAATTTCCTGACCAAAGCACCAAGTTCAACACCAACGGCCGATCTAGGCATCAGTGCCAGTTCTGAGGGATATCGCCGTGTCGATATGGGTGCTTCAAATACCTTTGACAGCGAATTTGGTGAACATGGTTTAAGGTTCTCAGCCTATGCCAGTGACCGTGGTGATAGCTGGCAAGACCATGCTGAAAGCAATAAACAAAGCATAACGCTCAGACACGATTGGCGCATCTCTGATGCCACACAAATCAAAAATATTGTCAGTTATAATCATTTAAAAGCAGATATGACCGGTAGCTTAAATCTGGAGGATTATCGTAAACGCCCAGGATATAGCTACCAAACATTTACCTATCGTGAAGTCGATGCCACCCGGCTTTCTTCTCAAATTAGCCACCAGTGGAATGATCAGCAACAAAGCCAAGTCACTTTATATTATCGTGATAATACCACCGAGCAAAATCCAAGTTATAACATTCGTACCGATATCCAAAATGGCAAACCGACAGGCACTTATAGTGGGCAAACTACCTATAATGCCTTTCAATCTTATGGTTTAAATGCTCAACACGCGATTAGTTTTGATCAAGTCAAACTGATTGTGGGTGCAATGGCTGAACACTCTCCCAACCAAGCCAAAACCAATGATATTCAAGTTTTCCGTGATCCGAACACTTTGGTCTATACCGGTTATCAACAACGCCAACGCCTACGAGATTTTAATGTTGACGTGAATAATCAGGCCGTCTATGCGCAAGCCAATTGGCAAGTTTTACCGACTTTAAATTTAGTCGGTGGTGCACGTTATGACTGGATTGGTTATGACTATGAAAATAAATTAACGCCTTCAAAAATTACAGGTGCGCCAGATGAAAAGCGCAATTTCCACAAAGCCAGCCCTCAAGTCGGTTTTGTCTGGAACATGACGCCAGCAATTGACCTGTATAGCAATTGGTCACAGGGGTTTGTCCCACCCGAAGTCAGCAGTTTATATGGTGCGAATCTGGTCACGCCAGACCTAAAGGAAGCCACATTTGAGAATATTGATGCGGGTTTACGCTTCAAATTATTGGATGATCGCTTAGATGGTGAAATCACTGTATATCGTTTAGTAGGTGAAGATGAAGTGATGAGCTATACCAAGCCAGACAATACCCGTGAGCCACGCAATACAGGTAAGACTTTACATCAAGGCATTGAAATTGGGGGAACTTGGAAGCTCAGTGAACTTTATGATCAGCGCTTAAAACTCTCAGGCAGTGTTGCCAAACATGAATATAAGCAGTTTCAACCTTCCAGCGTTTTAGATTACAGCGGCAACACCATGCCAAGTGCACCTAAAACATTTGGTACGCTTGAATACCAGATCAAGCCCATACCTGAACTATTACTTTCTGCGGAAGCCGTTTATGTCGGCTCTTACTGGATTAATGATGCCAACACGGAAAAGTATGATGGCCATACTTTGCTGAATCTACGGGCCAACTACCGTAAAAATGCCTATGAAATCTATGGGCAAATCCTGAATGCCACAGATCAGCATTATGCGGAAAGTACTTCGTTCAGCAATAATCAGGCCAGCTATACACCTGCTGCGCCTCGAACCTTTTTATTAGGCTTAAGCTACCACTTTGGGAAATAA
- a CDS encoding 3-deoxy-7-phosphoheptulonate synthase, with translation MNTLQPNTVSQPDIDDVNIKSIQTLITPAELKADLPLSKAASQTVLQGRATVRNILDGNDKRLFVVIGPCSIHDPKAAHEYADRLKVLSEKVKDTLYLVMRVYFEKPRTTVGWKGLINDPDMNDSFNIEKGLHIGRGLLIDLNEKGLPCATEALDPNSPQYYQDLISWSAIGARTTESQTHREMSSGLSSPVGFKNGTDGGLTVATNAMQSVKHGHSFLGLNEDGQVAIINTKGNPYAHVVLRGGNGKPNYDATSVAEAEAALAKAKVSNKIMIDTSHANSNKDPYLQPLVLKNITEQILDGNKSIVGIMVESHLKGGRQDIPANLSDLEYGKSVTDGCIDWETTEKALLEMHEALKDVLPTR, from the coding sequence ATGAATACTCTACAGCCAAATACAGTTTCTCAGCCCGATATCGACGACGTTAATATTAAAAGCATTCAAACCTTGATTACTCCAGCTGAGCTGAAAGCAGACCTGCCTTTATCAAAAGCTGCGTCTCAAACTGTATTACAAGGACGTGCAACTGTACGTAATATTTTAGATGGCAACGACAAGCGCTTGTTTGTGGTGATTGGTCCTTGTTCGATTCACGATCCTAAAGCTGCTCATGAATATGCTGATCGCCTCAAGGTTCTTAGTGAAAAAGTAAAAGATACCTTATATCTGGTAATGCGTGTTTATTTTGAAAAGCCACGGACTACAGTTGGTTGGAAAGGTTTAATCAACGATCCAGACATGAATGACTCTTTCAATATTGAAAAAGGCTTACATATTGGCCGTGGTTTATTGATTGATTTGAATGAAAAAGGTTTGCCATGTGCAACTGAAGCACTGGATCCAAACTCACCACAATACTATCAAGACTTGATTTCATGGTCTGCAATTGGCGCACGTACCACTGAAAGCCAGACCCACCGTGAAATGTCTTCAGGTTTATCTTCACCTGTTGGCTTCAAAAATGGTACCGATGGCGGCTTAACAGTTGCAACCAATGCCATGCAATCAGTAAAGCATGGTCATAGCTTCTTAGGTCTAAATGAAGACGGTCAAGTTGCGATTATCAATACCAAAGGTAACCCATACGCGCACGTGGTATTACGTGGTGGTAATGGTAAACCAAACTATGATGCAACTTCCGTTGCAGAAGCTGAAGCCGCTTTGGCAAAAGCCAAAGTCAGCAATAAGATCATGATTGATACGAGTCATGCCAATTCAAACAAAGACCCGTACTTACAGCCTTTAGTTTTGAAAAACATCACGGAACAAATACTTGATGGCAACAAATCAATCGTTGGCATCATGGTTGAGAGTCACTTAAAAGGTGGTCGTCAGGATATTCCTGCAAACCTGAGTGATCTTGAATATGGTAAATCCGTGACGGATGGCTGTATCGATTGGGAAACTACCGAAAAAGCATTATTAGAAATGCATGAAGCATTGAAAGACGTATTACCAACACGTTAA
- a CDS encoding sulfite exporter TauE/SafE family protein: MFGPIEFIMAGVLVGFCVGITGVGGGSLMTPILISLFKIEPHIAIGTDLLYASISKFCGSVVHAKKLNIVWPIVLWLALGSIPASFATAWVLEHYLSQSTHYKAVLTMVLGFMLTLTGISIVFRAQIEKFFDRFRNREQANMESEQHALQHKRHYIVIMGIVLGIFVTLSSVGAGAFGIMALVLMFPNLPMIRIIGSDVVHAVLLTAVAGLSHMSSGNVDFTLLMWLLVGSIPAIIVGTLISSRMPERLIRKILGITLFALGVNFMLNPIKAKPKPVETQHAVVIQQTKHVTTTV, from the coding sequence ATGTTTGGTCCTATAGAATTTATTATGGCTGGGGTATTGGTTGGCTTCTGTGTAGGTATTACAGGTGTCGGCGGTGGTTCATTAATGACCCCAATCCTGATTAGCCTGTTTAAGATCGAACCACATATTGCTATTGGTACTGATTTACTTTACGCTTCTATTTCTAAATTCTGCGGTTCAGTTGTTCATGCTAAAAAACTGAACATTGTTTGGCCCATTGTCTTATGGCTTGCGCTTGGTAGTATCCCTGCATCTTTTGCAACTGCTTGGGTGCTTGAACATTACCTAAGTCAATCCACCCATTATAAAGCTGTTTTGACTATGGTCTTGGGTTTTATGCTGACCTTGACGGGTATTTCAATTGTATTTCGTGCGCAAATTGAAAAGTTCTTTGACCGTTTCCGTAACCGCGAACAAGCCAATATGGAAAGCGAACAGCATGCATTGCAGCATAAGCGTCATTACATTGTGATTATGGGCATTGTATTAGGCATCTTTGTGACCTTGTCTTCTGTGGGTGCTGGTGCTTTCGGTATCATGGCCTTAGTACTTATGTTCCCCAATCTTCCTATGATCCGTATCATTGGTTCAGACGTCGTACATGCGGTATTGCTGACGGCAGTTGCCGGTCTAAGCCATATGTCTTCGGGTAATGTAGACTTTACCCTATTGATGTGGTTACTCGTTGGCTCAATTCCAGCAATTATTGTGGGTACGCTTATTAGCTCACGTATGCCAGAAAGACTGATTCGAAAAATTTTAGGCATCACTTTATTTGCACTCGGTGTCAACTTTATGCTCAATCCTATCAAGGCTAAACCAAAGCCAGTTGAAACGCAGCATGCCGTGGTCATTCAGCAAACAAAGCATGTAACTACAACAGTTTAA
- a CDS encoding PepSY-associated TM helix domain-containing protein, with the protein MQNKGVRQSMAWLHAWTGLIFGWLLFAIFLMGTSSYYRHQLNLWMQPQLAQYQINQEIAIRTATDYLNKNAANAKSWYFKIANHEEPVNRVYWQQVSGSYESRSLDANTGQALKLSATQGGDFFYNFHFQLYGVPIMVGRLIACLAAFIMLVALISGIITHKKIFTDFFTLRTFKSQRSWLDFHNVSSVLALPFFLTITFTGLAIFFYLYLPWGMQKLYPENSFQYFTEIRTTEKNTVHQTEPQKAEMLPIGTLLEKVKQQWGDQALASIEVKNPNTDQAIITFKQLEDRSISLNQAQITFDGQGKILGNTRNESAVATLNAGVYGLHMATFAQPILRFALFCSGILGCLMIASGLLLWSLKRQIQNKSNQFHFGYYLVDRLNVAAFVGLPTAMLSYLFANRVVHITDTTPNYEIYTFFSVWGLSFIIALLTKKQYLWKSQIAVFGLIAVTLPLYNALYLIQHQLIHDLHSYWLFLRVDVFLLVCALFAVFIFRNIQPIQEKSVQKIKSKLTKQQEVKA; encoded by the coding sequence ATGCAAAATAAAGGTGTTCGCCAATCAATGGCATGGTTACATGCTTGGACAGGTTTGATTTTTGGCTGGCTTTTATTTGCCATATTCTTGATGGGTACAAGTTCCTACTACCGCCATCAACTTAATTTATGGATGCAACCACAGTTAGCTCAATATCAAATCAATCAAGAGATTGCGATTCGTACCGCAACCGATTATTTAAACAAAAATGCAGCAAATGCCAAATCATGGTATTTCAAAATTGCCAATCATGAAGAACCTGTCAACCGAGTGTATTGGCAACAAGTCAGTGGCAGTTATGAAAGTAGAAGTTTAGATGCCAATACTGGACAAGCACTTAAACTCTCAGCGACTCAAGGTGGTGATTTCTTTTATAACTTCCATTTTCAGCTCTATGGTGTTCCCATCATGGTTGGACGGCTGATCGCCTGCCTCGCTGCATTCATTATGTTGGTCGCTTTGATCTCTGGCATCATTACTCATAAGAAAATATTTACCGACTTTTTTACCCTGCGAACCTTTAAATCACAGCGTTCCTGGCTAGACTTTCACAATGTTTCTTCTGTTTTGGCACTGCCCTTTTTTCTAACCATTACCTTTACGGGTTTGGCGATTTTTTTCTATCTATACTTGCCTTGGGGCATGCAAAAGCTCTATCCAGAAAATTCTTTTCAATATTTCACTGAGATTCGAACAACTGAAAAAAATACTGTACACCAAACAGAACCTCAAAAAGCCGAGATGTTACCCATTGGCACGCTATTAGAAAAAGTAAAACAACAATGGGGAGATCAAGCCTTAGCATCCATTGAGGTGAAAAATCCAAATACAGATCAGGCAATCATTACATTTAAACAGTTAGAAGATCGTTCAATTAGCTTAAATCAGGCACAAATCACCTTTGATGGACAGGGCAAAATCTTAGGCAACACCCGCAATGAAAGCGCGGTTGCGACGCTGAATGCAGGTGTTTACGGCTTGCATATGGCAACTTTTGCACAGCCAATATTACGCTTTGCTTTGTTCTGCTCAGGTATTTTAGGTTGTTTGATGATTGCCTCAGGACTATTGCTCTGGAGCCTAAAGCGCCAAATTCAAAATAAATCCAATCAATTTCATTTTGGCTATTATTTGGTGGATCGCCTAAATGTTGCGGCCTTTGTCGGTCTTCCAACGGCAATGCTAAGCTATCTATTTGCCAATCGGGTTGTACATATCACTGACACCACGCCAAACTATGAAATTTATACTTTTTTCAGCGTATGGGGACTGAGTTTTATTATCGCTTTATTGACAAAAAAACAATATTTATGGAAATCACAAATCGCCGTCTTTGGACTCATTGCCGTAACTCTCCCACTCTATAACGCGCTGTACCTCATTCAGCATCAATTGATTCACGATCTGCACAGCTATTGGCTCTTCTTGCGAGTTGATGTGTTCTTATTGGTCTGTGCCCTATTTGCGGTGTTTATTTTTAGAAATATCCAACCGATTCAAGAAAAATCCGTTCAGAAAATCAAAAGTAAGTTAACCAAGCAACAAGAGGTTAAAGCATGA
- the lpxB gene encoding lipid-A-disaccharide synthase, with translation MSKQKLKIGIVVGEVSGDTLGVKLMRSFREQGIEAEFEGIGGPQMIAEGFHSYYPMEILSVMGIVEVLKDLKKLFAVRDGLVERWTEHPVDIFIGIDAPDFNLRLSKTIKEKQLPIKTVQYVSPSVWAWRQGRVHGIKRSIDLVLCLFPFEKTFYENYDVAAAFVGHPLAKQLPLKNPITEAKHQLGLSANKTHIALLPGSRRGEIERLLPLLTGAAEILHRKHPDLEFLIPAINDARKHQIEQGIQHLDVSLKAKIHVLENSDAESKIGRTVMNASDIVALASGTATLEAMLLHRPMVTFYKLNWLTYLIAKFMVKIPYYSLPNIIAGKKVIEELIQADATPQHLATEIERLMDHETAHIQMMQHLSMHKQLISGNTEDPVQAILNCLKTG, from the coding sequence TTGTCAAAGCAAAAACTAAAGATTGGTATCGTAGTGGGAGAAGTTTCTGGAGATACTCTAGGGGTGAAACTCATGCGCAGTTTTCGCGAACAAGGTATCGAGGCCGAATTTGAGGGAATTGGCGGTCCACAAATGATTGCAGAAGGATTTCATAGTTATTATCCGATGGAAATTCTATCAGTGATGGGAATTGTTGAAGTTCTTAAAGATTTAAAGAAGCTATTTGCAGTACGTGATGGTCTGGTTGAACGCTGGACTGAGCATCCCGTTGATATTTTTATTGGTATTGATGCGCCAGATTTTAATTTACGCCTCTCAAAAACTATTAAAGAAAAACAGTTACCGATTAAGACCGTACAATATGTCAGTCCATCAGTATGGGCTTGGCGTCAAGGTCGTGTCCATGGGATTAAACGCAGTATTGACTTGGTTCTGTGTTTATTTCCATTTGAAAAAACCTTTTATGAGAACTATGACGTTGCAGCTGCGTTTGTCGGGCATCCATTGGCCAAGCAACTGCCTTTAAAAAATCCAATTACTGAGGCCAAACATCAATTGGGTCTGTCTGCAAACAAAACCCATATCGCATTACTACCAGGTAGCCGTCGTGGTGAGATTGAGCGATTATTGCCCTTATTGACTGGCGCTGCAGAAATCTTGCACCGTAAACATCCTGATCTGGAGTTCTTAATCCCAGCAATTAATGATGCACGTAAACATCAGATTGAACAGGGTATTCAACACTTGGATGTCAGTTTAAAAGCAAAAATTCATGTTTTAGAAAATAGTGATGCGGAATCTAAAATTGGTCGTACAGTCATGAATGCCAGTGATATTGTGGCATTGGCATCGGGTACTGCGACACTGGAAGCGATGTTACTACATCGCCCAATGGTAACGTTCTATAAATTAAATTGGTTGACCTATCTGATTGCGAAATTCATGGTTAAAATCCCGTATTACTCCTTACCGAATATTATTGCGGGTAAGAAAGTGATTGAGGAACTGATTCAAGCCGATGCAACACCACAGCATTTAGCCACTGAAATTGAACGTTTAATGGATCACGAAACGGCACATATTCAAATGATGCAGCATTTAAGCATGCATAAACAGCTGATTTCAGGAAATACTGAAGATCCAGTACAGGCGATTCTGAATTGCTTAAAAACGGGTTAA
- a CDS encoding DUF2797 domain-containing protein gives MELQGICHKMHAALKTHSVTDQSTSKANVEYKFILDRSETDLPFVLGQEIEIEWTGNIFCTSCGAKTPKSYSQGHCFKCFKTKAECDLCIMKPETCHYHLGTCREDQFAHDVCFQPHIVYLANSSALKIGITRIVNMPTRWLDQGATQALPIMKVGSRRLSGHLETLIGTQIADKTDWRKLLKGEAEPLDLIEKRDQILEEFAPKIQSIREEFNQNLEFNESLEFLEDETPREFIYPVEHYPEKIKSLNLDKTPKIRGVLQGIKGQYLLMDIGVINIRKYTGYELILRA, from the coding sequence ATGGAACTACAAGGCATTTGTCATAAAATGCATGCAGCGCTCAAAACGCATAGTGTAACTGATCAATCAACAAGCAAGGCAAATGTTGAATATAAATTTATATTAGATCGTTCAGAAACTGACCTTCCCTTTGTTTTAGGGCAAGAAATCGAGATTGAATGGACCGGTAATATTTTTTGTACCTCTTGCGGCGCAAAAACACCGAAGTCTTATTCACAAGGTCATTGTTTTAAATGTTTTAAAACTAAAGCTGAATGTGACCTCTGTATCATGAAGCCTGAAACCTGCCATTATCACTTAGGAACGTGTCGTGAAGACCAGTTCGCACATGATGTCTGTTTCCAGCCGCATATTGTATATTTAGCTAACTCAAGTGCCTTGAAAATCGGGATTACTCGTATCGTCAATATGCCAACACGTTGGCTAGACCAAGGTGCAACTCAGGCTTTACCTATTATGAAAGTCGGCTCACGTCGTTTGTCTGGTCATCTGGAAACTTTAATTGGTACACAAATCGCAGATAAAACAGACTGGCGTAAACTGCTCAAAGGTGAGGCTGAGCCATTAGATCTGATTGAAAAACGCGATCAGATTCTGGAAGAATTCGCTCCGAAAATTCAAAGCATCCGTGAAGAATTCAATCAGAACCTTGAATTTAACGAAAGCTTGGAATTCTTGGAAGATGAAACGCCACGTGAATTTATCTATCCAGTTGAGCATTATCCTGAAAAGATTAAATCGCTGAATTTGGATAAAACACCAAAAATTCGTGGTGTGTTGCAAGGAATCAAAGGTCAGTATTTATTAATGGATATTGGTGTGATCAATATCCGTAAATATACAGGTTATGAACTAATCCTTCGTGCCTGA
- a CDS encoding DUF6231 family protein: MAEQNVITSMLDDLSQEQPIHTALCIGQQIDQNASIQWHYFNVTDFLSLPFTQRYDLGFVLFDTEEMQNITETQKAQLLVKLRDLMAKRIVVVSKLDDEKLLRSLGFTQLIDKTTHDNDFALWQFNILTYKHVPDWFNSKFWANPENWDKFRW; encoded by the coding sequence ATGGCTGAACAAAATGTCATCACTTCTATGCTAGACGATTTATCTCAAGAACAGCCCATTCATACTGCACTTTGTATCGGTCAGCAGATTGACCAAAATGCTTCAATTCAATGGCATTATTTTAACGTAACTGACTTTTTAAGTCTGCCATTTACGCAGCGTTATGATTTAGGTTTTGTATTATTTGATACCGAAGAAATGCAAAACATCACCGAAACACAAAAAGCACAGCTATTGGTGAAGTTAAGAGACCTGATGGCAAAGCGGATTGTGGTGGTTAGCAAGTTGGATGATGAAAAGTTACTACGTTCGCTTGGTTTTACTCAATTGATTGATAAAACTACGCATGACAATGATTTTGCTTTATGGCAATTCAATATTTTGACTTATAAGCATGTGCCTGATTGGTTTAATTCTAAATTTTGGGCGAATCCTGAGAATTGGGATAAATTCCGCTGGTAA